From Streptomyces griseorubiginosus, one genomic window encodes:
- a CDS encoding sugar ABC transporter permease translates to MTDTTEKAAVEVSAAAPVPAPASRRTRAWRGVTPWLFLIAPLALLITFTYAPIVNMLAYSFTDWDGVSPVLHYTGVENYQEVFTRPDLFEVFWVSGYYLAASAVQIVLALYFATILSFDVRFRNFFKGVLFFPYLINGVAIGFVFLYFFQDGGTLDSVLSLLGVHTDHAWLGTPASANTSLAGVSVWRYLGLNFVLFLGAIQSIPGELYEAAELDGANRWHQFRHIIAPGIKPVLTLTVILSISGSLSVFEIPYIMTGGATGTETFVIQTVNLAFRFNKTGLASAAAIVLLLIILLVTWVQRRLVPDDKVDLV, encoded by the coding sequence ATGACGGACACCACCGAGAAGGCGGCCGTGGAGGTGAGCGCGGCCGCCCCCGTCCCGGCGCCCGCCTCCCGCCGGACCCGTGCCTGGCGGGGCGTCACCCCCTGGCTGTTCCTGATCGCCCCGCTCGCCCTGCTGATCACGTTCACGTACGCGCCGATCGTCAACATGCTGGCGTACAGCTTCACCGACTGGGACGGCGTCAGCCCCGTACTGCACTACACGGGCGTCGAGAACTACCAGGAGGTCTTCACCCGCCCGGATCTCTTCGAGGTCTTCTGGGTGAGTGGCTACTACCTGGCCGCCTCCGCCGTCCAGATCGTCCTGGCCCTCTACTTCGCGACGATCCTCAGCTTCGACGTCCGCTTCCGGAACTTCTTCAAGGGCGTGCTCTTCTTCCCGTACCTGATCAACGGGGTCGCGATCGGCTTCGTGTTCCTCTACTTCTTCCAGGACGGCGGCACCCTCGACTCGGTGCTGAGCCTCCTTGGGGTGCACACCGACCACGCCTGGCTCGGCACCCCCGCCTCCGCCAACACCTCACTGGCCGGCGTCTCGGTCTGGCGCTACCTGGGCCTGAACTTCGTGCTCTTCCTGGGCGCCATCCAGTCGATCCCGGGGGAGCTGTACGAGGCCGCCGAACTGGACGGCGCGAACCGCTGGCACCAGTTCCGCCACATCATCGCGCCCGGCATCAAGCCGGTCCTGACCCTGACGGTGATCCTGTCGATCTCCGGCTCGCTGTCGGTCTTCGAGATCCCGTACATCATGACCGGCGGGGCGACCGGGACCGAGACCTTCGTGATCCAGACGGTGAACCTGGCGTTCCGCTTCAACAAGACGGGCCTGGCCTCTGCGGCCGCCATCGTCCTCCTGCTGATCATCCTGCTGGTGACCTGGGTGCAGCGGCGCCTGGTCCCCGACGACAAGGTGGACCTCGTATGA
- a CDS encoding glycoside hydrolase family 2 protein: MLQATPLTEGWILRHGEEALPAVVPGCVHTDLLAAGVIPDPFLGLGEREVAWVGRREWTYERDLAPSNGHEQADLVFDGLDTAAEIRLDGQLLGRTRNMHRSYRFDVTGMAGRLSVRFASAYAEAEAVRGTLGERPAAYAEPYQYIRKMACSFGWDWGPTLVTAGIWRPVRIERWSTARIARVRPLVRVEEGLGVVELAVEVERARVEAPLTVEATVGGVRARASVDGSQGVVRLEVPSPRLWWPRGYGEQPLYDVELTLRHEGRALDGWRRRIGFRTVELDRSADEHGTGFCLVVNGERIFARGVNWIPDDVFPSRITRERYRSRLRQAADAGVDLVRVWGGGIYESEDFYDACDESGLLVWQDFPFACAAYPEEQPLRGEVEAEARDNVVRLMPHPSLVLWNGNNENLWGFRDWGWEARLAGDSWGEGYYLGVLPRVVTELDPTRPYTAGSPWSGSWEHHPNDPAHGTHHSWEVWNRLDYAEYRAEVPRFVAEFGWQAPPAYATLARALAGEELAADSPGMLHHQKADDGNGKLRRGLERHFTFPEGDFDRWHYLTQVNQARAVAAGIEHWRSHWPVCAGTVVWQLNDCWPVTSWAAVDGDGREKPLYHELRRLYADRLLTLREGVLAVVNQAAEEWRGVVRLRRMSVEGAVIGEAESEFRAGRRAVAEVPVPGELEPVGPKEFLVADADGLRALHFPAPDRDIPYPRPEFDVTVAPGAVTVTARTLVRDLLLQADRLDPDARADRGLVTLLPGERVTIGVSGWQTPDPDAARSALYCMEPTS; encoded by the coding sequence ATGCTTCAGGCCACACCGCTCACCGAGGGCTGGATCCTGCGGCACGGGGAAGAGGCCCTGCCGGCCGTCGTGCCGGGCTGTGTGCACACCGATCTGCTGGCGGCGGGGGTGATCCCGGATCCCTTTCTCGGTCTGGGCGAGCGAGAGGTCGCGTGGGTGGGGCGGCGGGAGTGGACCTACGAGAGGGACCTCGCGCCCTCGAACGGGCATGAGCAGGCCGACCTCGTCTTCGACGGCCTGGACACCGCGGCGGAGATCCGCCTGGACGGTCAACTCCTGGGCCGGACACGGAACATGCACCGCTCGTACCGCTTCGACGTGACCGGCATGGCCGGTCGGCTGAGCGTGCGGTTCGCCTCCGCCTACGCCGAGGCCGAGGCGGTGCGCGGGACGCTGGGCGAGCGGCCGGCCGCGTATGCCGAGCCGTATCAGTACATCCGCAAGATGGCCTGCTCGTTCGGCTGGGACTGGGGGCCGACGCTGGTGACGGCCGGGATCTGGCGGCCGGTGCGGATCGAGCGGTGGTCGACGGCCCGGATCGCCCGGGTGCGACCGCTGGTGAGGGTGGAAGAGGGCCTGGGTGTCGTGGAGTTGGCGGTCGAGGTGGAGCGGGCCCGGGTCGAGGCGCCGCTGACAGTGGAGGCCACGGTGGGCGGGGTGCGGGCGCGCGCCTCGGTGGACGGCTCGCAGGGGGTGGTACGGCTGGAAGTGCCCTCGCCGCGGCTGTGGTGGCCGCGTGGTTATGGTGAACAGCCGCTGTACGACGTGGAGTTGACGTTGCGGCACGAGGGCCGGGCGCTGGACGGGTGGCGGCGCAGGATCGGCTTTCGGACCGTCGAGCTGGATCGGTCGGCCGATGAGCACGGCACCGGGTTCTGTCTGGTCGTCAACGGCGAGCGGATCTTCGCGCGCGGCGTGAACTGGATCCCGGACGACGTCTTCCCCTCCCGGATCACCCGTGAGCGGTACCGATCCCGCTTGCGGCAGGCCGCCGACGCCGGGGTGGACCTGGTGCGGGTCTGGGGCGGCGGGATCTACGAGAGCGAGGACTTCTACGACGCCTGCGACGAGTCGGGGCTGCTGGTGTGGCAGGACTTCCCGTTCGCCTGCGCCGCCTATCCGGAGGAGCAGCCGCTCAGGGGCGAGGTGGAGGCGGAGGCCCGGGATAACGTCGTACGGCTGATGCCGCATCCCTCGCTGGTGCTGTGGAACGGCAACAACGAGAACCTGTGGGGGTTCCGGGACTGGGGCTGGGAGGCACGGCTCGCCGGGGACTCCTGGGGCGAGGGGTACTACCTGGGCGTACTGCCGCGGGTGGTGACCGAGTTGGATCCGACGCGACCGTACACGGCAGGGAGTCCCTGGTCCGGGTCGTGGGAGCACCACCCGAACGATCCGGCGCACGGCACGCATCACTCGTGGGAGGTGTGGAACCGTCTCGACTACGCCGAGTACCGCGCCGAAGTGCCCCGGTTCGTGGCCGAGTTCGGGTGGCAGGCACCGCCCGCGTACGCGACGCTGGCGCGGGCGCTGGCCGGGGAGGAGCTCGCGGCGGACTCCCCCGGCATGCTGCATCACCAGAAGGCCGACGACGGGAACGGCAAGCTGCGACGGGGGCTGGAGCGGCATTTCACCTTCCCCGAGGGGGACTTCGACCGCTGGCACTACCTCACGCAGGTCAACCAGGCGCGGGCCGTGGCGGCCGGGATCGAGCACTGGCGGTCGCACTGGCCGGTGTGCGCGGGGACGGTGGTGTGGCAGCTCAACGACTGCTGGCCGGTGACGAGTTGGGCGGCGGTGGACGGGGACGGGCGGGAGAAGCCGCTGTACCACGAGTTGCGGCGGCTGTACGCGGACCGGCTGCTGACGCTCCGGGAGGGTGTGCTGGCCGTCGTCAACCAGGCCGCCGAGGAGTGGAGGGGGGTGGTGCGGCTGCGGCGGATGTCGGTCGAGGGAGCGGTGATCGGCGAGGCGGAGTCGGAGTTCCGGGCGGGGCGGCGGGCGGTCGCCGAGGTGCCGGTGCCGGGCGAGCTGGAGCCGGTGGGGCCGAAGGAGTTCCTGGTGGCCGACGCCGACGGGCTGCGGGCCCTGCACTTTCCCGCCCCCGACCGTGACATCCCTTACCCCCGACCGGAGTTCGACGTCACCGTGGCGCCGGGTGCCGTCACCGTGACGGCTCGCACCCTCGTACGGGATCTGCTGTTGCAGGCCGACCGGCTGGATCCGGACGCGCGGGCGGATCGCGGGCTCGTCACCCTGCTTCCCGGGGAGCGGGTGACCATCGGGGTGAGCGGGTGGCAGACTCCCGATCCGGACGCCGCCCGGTCCGCCCTGTACTGCA
- a CDS encoding carbohydrate ABC transporter permease, translating to MTRRAVARALVHLSLIAATLVVLLPLVVVLLTSLKSEKEMADTSGALELPHDLLNFHNYVAAFQDGEMLSAFMNTTIILLVSVAGTVLIGSMTAYAIDRFTFRFKKLVVALFLTAALVPGVTTQVATFQIVNSFGMFDTLWAPIALYMGTDIVSIYIFLQFVRSIPISLDESARLDGANAFTIYRKIIFPLLKPATATVVIVKGITVYNDFYIPFLYMPSEDLGVISTSLFRFKGPYAAHWEVISAGAVLVILPTLIVFLSLQRFIYNGFMRGATR from the coding sequence ATGACACGCCGTGCGGTCGCCCGCGCCCTGGTCCACCTGTCGCTGATCGCCGCGACCCTGGTCGTCCTGCTCCCGCTCGTGGTGGTCCTGCTGACCTCCCTCAAGTCGGAGAAGGAGATGGCGGACACGAGCGGCGCCCTGGAACTCCCGCACGACCTGCTGAACTTCCACAACTACGTGGCGGCGTTCCAGGACGGCGAGATGCTCTCCGCCTTCATGAACACCACGATCATCCTGCTGGTCTCGGTCGCCGGCACGGTCCTCATCGGCTCGATGACCGCCTACGCCATCGACCGCTTCACCTTCCGCTTCAAGAAGCTGGTGGTGGCGCTCTTCCTGACGGCGGCCCTGGTCCCCGGTGTGACGACCCAGGTGGCCACCTTCCAGATCGTCAACAGCTTCGGCATGTTCGACACCCTCTGGGCGCCGATCGCCCTCTACATGGGCACCGACATCGTGTCGATCTACATCTTCCTGCAGTTCGTCCGCTCGATCCCGATCTCCCTGGACGAATCGGCCCGCCTGGACGGCGCCAACGCCTTCACGATCTACCGAAAGATCATCTTCCCGCTGCTGAAGCCCGCGACAGCCACGGTGGTGATCGTGAAGGGCATCACCGTCTACAACGACTTCTACATCCCCTTCCTCTACATGCCCTCGGAAGATCTTGGCGTGATCTCGACGTCCCTGTTCCGCTTCAAGGGCCCGTACGCGGCCCACTGGGAGGTGATTTCGGCAGGAGCGGTCCTGGTCATCCTGCCGACCCTGATCGTCTTCCTGTCGTTGCAGCGCTTCATCTACAACGGCTTCATGAGAGGCGCGACCAGGTAA
- a CDS encoding ABC transporter substrate-binding protein — MNRRTAMSLAVVASAALLLPGCTGTGGSSKGADAKAPDDPSKVTGTIKVLTVRTDLVQDGTLKKYAAEFNKTYPKVKVEFEGLTNYEAEVKIRMNTENYGDVLLIPAVIKKADYPRFFASLGTQAERSKKYRFTDYTTVDGKVYGQSPVGVAPGFIYNKRIWKEAGVTEWPATPAEFIADLKAIKARTDAIPYYTNFAAGWTLTSWTYVDGAVSCDPQATTKLAEDDPWAKGADLRVGDTLLYDIVKQGLVEKDPTTSNWEESKPRTAKGEIATQWLGTWAIVQFQDAAKKAGVNPDDIGFMPFPAQTGGKFCATVAPDYNQAVNVHSKYKEAARAWIDWFTDKSGYVEDNLSISPLKDAPMPQVLKPYEDQGVKLIEVDDAQGARVKQLDSDSEVGIYAPEYRQNLVDLARGARKGTLDGFLGDLSERWTDAQKNLGS, encoded by the coding sequence ATGAACCGCCGTACAGCCATGTCCCTGGCCGTGGTCGCGAGTGCCGCCCTGCTGCTCCCGGGCTGCACCGGCACCGGAGGATCGTCGAAGGGCGCCGACGCCAAGGCTCCTGACGACCCGTCGAAGGTCACCGGAACCATCAAGGTGCTCACCGTCCGCACCGACCTCGTGCAGGACGGCACCCTCAAGAAGTACGCCGCCGAGTTCAACAAGACCTACCCGAAGGTCAAGGTCGAGTTCGAGGGCCTCACGAACTACGAGGCCGAGGTCAAGATCCGGATGAACACCGAGAACTACGGTGACGTCCTGCTGATCCCCGCGGTCATCAAGAAGGCCGACTACCCGAGGTTCTTCGCCTCGCTGGGCACCCAGGCCGAGCGCAGCAAGAAGTACCGCTTCACCGACTACACCACCGTCGACGGCAAGGTCTACGGACAGAGCCCGGTCGGCGTTGCCCCCGGGTTCATCTACAACAAGCGGATCTGGAAGGAGGCCGGGGTCACCGAATGGCCCGCCACCCCGGCCGAGTTCATCGCCGACCTCAAGGCCATCAAGGCCAGGACCGACGCGATCCCGTACTACACCAACTTCGCGGCGGGCTGGACGCTCACCTCGTGGACCTACGTCGACGGCGCCGTCAGCTGCGACCCGCAGGCCACCACCAAGCTCGCCGAGGACGACCCGTGGGCGAAGGGCGCCGACCTGCGCGTCGGCGACACCCTGCTCTACGACATCGTGAAGCAGGGCCTGGTCGAGAAGGACCCGACGACCAGCAACTGGGAGGAGTCCAAGCCCCGTACGGCCAAGGGCGAGATCGCCACCCAGTGGCTCGGCACCTGGGCGATCGTGCAGTTCCAGGACGCCGCCAAGAAGGCCGGGGTCAACCCCGACGACATCGGCTTCATGCCGTTCCCGGCGCAGACCGGCGGCAAGTTCTGCGCGACCGTGGCCCCGGACTACAACCAAGCGGTCAACGTCCACTCCAAGTACAAGGAGGCCGCCCGCGCCTGGATCGACTGGTTCACCGACAAGTCCGGCTACGTCGAGGACAACCTGTCCATCTCCCCGCTGAAGGATGCCCCGATGCCCCAGGTCCTCAAGCCCTACGAGGACCAGGGCGTGAAGCTCATCGAGGTGGACGACGCCCAGGGCGCCCGGGTCAAGCAGCTCGACAGCGACTCGGAGGTCGGCATCTACGCCCCCGAGTACCGCCAGAACCTCGTCGACCTCGCCCGCGGCGCACGCAAGGGCACCCTCGACGGCTTCCTCGGCGACCTCAGCGAGCGGTGGACGGACGCCCAGAAGAACCTGGGGTCCTGA